The following are encoded together in the Novipirellula artificiosorum genome:
- a CDS encoding glycoside hydrolase family protein, producing the protein MHRTHFVMLATCMLGAILASTGACLAEAPFHERMTPVPETARFRDPDFFIWGASMVQDEAGVCHLFYSRWAKELGHNAWVTHSEIAHATSIDPLGPYTHVDVAFPTRGKSFWDGLCTHNPTVHAFEGKYYLYYMGNTGDGQTMTGLNWTHRNNQRIGVAVADHPNGPWRRCDAPLIDVGPDTESHDALLTSNPSICRRPDGKYLMVYKAVGRKRELPWGGPVVHLAATSDSPTGPFSKHPDPIFTAEGDAFPAEDPFIWVEDGFVWAIVKDMKGAFTGAGQSLALFRSEDGIDWSPAKHPLVSKLEIHWEGGETERVAHLERPQLWLRNGEPHVLFCAADKDREHAFNVHIPLKTTTLPTSHD; encoded by the coding sequence ATGCACAGAACACACTTTGTAATGCTAGCGACCTGTATGCTCGGGGCCATCTTGGCTTCGACCGGAGCGTGCCTCGCCGAGGCCCCCTTCCATGAGAGAATGACGCCTGTTCCGGAAACGGCGAGGTTCAGGGATCCGGACTTCTTCATCTGGGGCGCCAGTATGGTTCAGGACGAAGCTGGCGTATGCCACCTCTTCTATAGTCGCTGGGCAAAAGAGTTGGGGCACAACGCGTGGGTAACGCACTCGGAAATTGCGCACGCTACTTCGATCGATCCTCTGGGGCCGTACACGCACGTTGATGTGGCGTTTCCCACTCGTGGGAAGTCCTTCTGGGACGGGTTGTGCACGCACAATCCGACCGTGCATGCATTTGAGGGGAAATACTACCTCTATTACATGGGCAACACGGGCGACGGGCAGACGATGACGGGGCTGAACTGGACGCACAGGAACAATCAGCGGATCGGCGTCGCCGTGGCCGATCATCCAAACGGGCCATGGAGACGGTGCGATGCGCCCTTGATCGACGTCGGCCCCGACACAGAATCGCACGATGCGCTCCTGACAAGCAACCCATCCATCTGCCGGAGACCGGATGGAAAGTACCTGATGGTTTACAAGGCGGTAGGTAGGAAACGCGAACTCCCCTGGGGCGGACCGGTGGTCCATCTGGCAGCCACTTCGGATTCGCCGACGGGCCCATTCTCCAAGCATCCGGATCCGATCTTCACGGCCGAGGGAGACGCATTCCCCGCCGAAGATCCATTCATCTGGGTGGAAGACGGCTTCGTGTGGGCGATTGTCAAAGACATGAAGGGGGCGTTCACTGGGGCGGGGCAGTCGCTCGCACTGTTTCGTTCAGAGGACGGCATCGACTGGTCGCCAGCCAAGCATCCGCTGGTCTCAAAGCTGGAGATCCACTGGGAGGGCGGAGAGACCGAGAGGGTCGCCCATCTGGAACGGCCTCAGCTCTGGCTGAGAAATGGCGAGCCCCATGTTCTGTTTTGTGCGGCGGACAAGGACAGAGAGCATGCGTTCAATGTGCATATCCCTTTGAAGACGACAACCCTCCCGACTTCACACGACTGA